In Nocardioides marinus, one DNA window encodes the following:
- a CDS encoding DNA methyltransferase: protein MGTWNTLAVGDNLAVLADLAAEGARFDLAYLDPPYNTGSALTYRDRTPSHEEWVAVLRPRLEAVRALLVDSGAVLVSIDDHEVARLRLLLDEVLGEEQFLAQVVVNLNPKGRQLGPGFATSHEYLLVYAVDRAACALDASTPDTVDPADFPLLDEATGRRYRLLPLRNTNKKFNPSTARTLHYPLWGDPASGRVATSPFDGGQEIEPVFGDGSPAVWRWSAPRVDERPDDLVCRVVKGRGGDRVDVYQRDWLHDGRRKKLRTVWLAEEVGSTDTAVAELKALVGPVFASPKPTGLLRRILGTYPDDVRVLDPFAGSGTTGHAVAMLNAEDGGRRTCFSINHAEPVPAGSPAAAAGLATVADITRARLTAVAEAYGGGLALR, encoded by the coding sequence GTGGGCACCTGGAACACCCTCGCCGTCGGCGACAACCTCGCGGTGCTCGCCGACCTCGCGGCGGAGGGTGCGCGCTTCGACCTGGCCTACCTCGACCCGCCCTACAACACCGGCAGCGCGCTGACCTACCGCGACCGCACGCCCTCGCACGAGGAGTGGGTCGCGGTGCTGCGTCCGCGGCTCGAGGCGGTGCGGGCCCTGCTCGTGGACAGCGGCGCGGTCCTGGTCAGCATCGACGACCACGAGGTCGCCCGGCTGCGGCTGCTGCTGGACGAGGTGCTGGGCGAGGAGCAGTTCCTCGCCCAGGTGGTGGTCAACCTCAACCCCAAGGGCCGCCAGCTCGGGCCGGGGTTCGCCACCAGCCACGAGTACCTCCTGGTGTACGCCGTCGACCGGGCGGCGTGCGCGCTCGACGCCTCCACGCCCGACACGGTCGACCCGGCCGACTTCCCACTCCTGGACGAGGCGACCGGTCGGCGCTACCGGCTGCTGCCGCTGCGCAACACCAACAAGAAGTTCAACCCCAGCACCGCGCGGACGCTGCACTACCCGCTGTGGGGCGACCCGGCCAGCGGGCGGGTCGCGACGTCGCCCTTCGACGGCGGCCAGGAGATCGAGCCGGTCTTCGGCGACGGCAGCCCCGCGGTGTGGCGGTGGAGCGCGCCGCGCGTGGACGAGCGGCCCGACGACCTGGTGTGCCGGGTGGTGAAGGGACGCGGCGGCGACCGGGTCGACGTCTACCAGCGCGACTGGCTGCACGACGGTCGCCGCAAGAAGCTGCGCACCGTGTGGCTGGCCGAGGAGGTCGGCTCCACCGACACCGCCGTCGCCGAGCTCAAGGCGCTGGTGGGGCCGGTCTTCGCCTCGCCCAAGCCGACGGGGCTGCTGCGCCGCATCCTCGGCACCTACCCCGACGACGTCCGCGTGCTCGACCCCTTCGCCGGCAGCGGCACGACCGGCCACGCGGTCGCGATGCTCAACGCCGAGGACGGCGGGCGACGCACCTGCTTCTCGATCAACCACGCCGAGCCGGTGCCCGCCGGCTCGCCCGCGGCCGCGGCCGGTCTCGCCACGGTCGCCGACATCACCCGCGCGCGCCTCACCGCCGTGGCCGAGGCGTACGGCGGTGGGCTGGCCCTGCGCTGA